Part of the Sphingorhabdus pulchriflava genome is shown below.
GACAGGAACAGCGCTACGATCATCGTTTCCGACAACGGGCCCGGCATGACTGCACAAAAGCAAGCTTTGGCCTTTGATACCTTCACACGCTCGCAGTCGGCAGCCGAGCGGTCGACACGTGAAGGCAACAATGCGATGGGACTTGGATTGCCGTTGGCGCGCAAACTGGTTGAATTGCACGAAGGCAGGCTAGAACTGGAATCGCAGCCGGGGCAGGGAACTACCGTTGCGATCCAATTGCCGCGAAATGCTAAAGCGGCATGATCGTTCGAACTGAAGCCGAAATGGAGCGGTTGGGCTTTGATCTGGCTGGGCGCGTTGGTCCCGGTCAGTTGGTGACGCTTTCCGGTCCATTAGGCGCTGGAAAGACCGTGCTAAGCCGGGCGATTTTGCGGGCGTTGGGCTTTGACGGGGATGTGTCTAGCCCGACCTACGCGATTATCCACGAATATGATGAGCCGGCGATGCGGATGCCGGTTGTCCATGCAGACCTGTATCGGCTAAAAGCTCCCGGCGAGTTGTACGAGCTTGGACTTTTTGACGATCAAGCGAGCTTGAAACTGGTCGAATGGCCAGAAATGGGAGGCCAAGCGCTTCTGCGCGTGGACGTCGCAATTACCATTACGCCGTTGGCCGACGGCAGTCGCGAAGTGACAATCAACGAAAAAGGGATGTGAAATTGACGGCTGCGCAAATACCCGCAGGGACAGATAACTTTTTGACCGGCTGCGGATGGGGCGGCGCTGCGATCGAGCCGCTTGCAGGTGATGCTTCTTTCCGACGCTATTTCCGCGTTCGCAAATCCGACGGTTCCACTGCGATGCTTATGGATGCGCCGCCGCCGCACGAAGATCCCAAGCCGTTCCTGCATGTCGCTCAATATCTGGTTGAACAGGGTTTTCGGGCGCCGGTTGTTTACGGCACAGATTTAGATCGTGGTCTTGTCCTGATCGAAGATTTTGGCAACACCCGAATGCGGGAATTTCTGGATGACCATCCCGAAGATGAAATGCAGATTTATCGTCATGCGATTGCTACATTAATCGATCTTGAAAAGGCTCCGGTCGCCAAGCTCGCACCCTATGATTTCGCGGCCTACTTGCGCGAAGTCGATCTTCTGGTTGAATGGTATCTTCCAGCGATGGGTGTCGCTTTTGATCGTGAGGAATTTGAAGCGCTATGGAAAGCCGCGCTAGCTTCGATAAGCGGACCGGAATGGCAGCAGGTGACTGCATTGCGGGACTATCATGCTGAAAACATCATGCTGCTTGAAGACGGGTCGCAGGGTCTGATCGATTTTCAGGACGCATTGGCTGGACATCCTGCCTATGACCTTGTGTCTCTTTTGCAAGATGCAAGGCGCGATGTATCCCAAGAACTCGAAATCGAGATGCTGCTCTATTACAAAAGCGTTGCAAAGCCGGAATATGACTTCGACCTGCATTACGCGTTGCTGGGCGCACAACGAAACACCAAGATAGTCGGCATTTTCACCAGACTGTGGAAACGCGATGGTAAGGCGCGGTATCTGAATTTCCTGCCTCGTATGTGGGGCCTTCTGGAACGTGATCTGCAACATCCGGGGCTTGCCGATTTGAAACATTGGTTCGACACAACAATCCCTGATGAAGTTCGACGCACGTCACCGGACAGCATCGCATGAAAGTTGACAGCGCGATGATTATGGCGGCCGGTCTGGGCACGCGGATGCGCCCGCTGACCGAGCGCAAGCCAAAGCCGCTGGTCGAAGTCGCAGGAAAAACCCTGCTCGACCATGTGCTCGATAAGGCACGAGATGCGGGCATTTCCAAGGTTGTGGTCAATGTGCATTATCTGCCCGAACAGGTTGAGGCGCACCTTGCCAAGCAGGCTGCCGACCTTGAGGTCACTATTTCAGACGAGCGTGACTTGCTGATGGAAACCGGCGGCGGTTTGGTGAAAGCCCAAGGCCTTATCGCAGCAGAACCATTTTACTGCCTCAATAGCGATGCCATCTGGACCGAAGCGATCGGTCACCACGGTCTCAAGCGTTTGGCACAGGCGTGGGACGGCGACCGAATGGATGGCCTGTTGCTCATCGTCCCGCGCCAAAATGCTTATCAGCATCCGGGGAACGGTGATTTTTCTCTTGATGACGACAACCGGCTGGTTCGCCGCGGACAACGCGACAGCGCGCCCTATGTCTACACTGGCAACCAGTTGATAAGCCATCGTCTCTTGCGGGATGCTCCTAAAGGGCCTTTTTCGACCAATATTTTGTGGGATCGGGCAATCGCCGAAGGGCGGCTGTTCGGACTAGTGCACGAAGGCGACTGGTTTGATATCGGATCGCCGCAGGCCATAGCTCCGACCGAAGCCGCGCTGGCAGTGCATGGCTGAACATCGATCTCCGAATGTCTTCACGGTTCCGATTGGGACCGATATTTCGTCGGCCGTCGCGCTTGAACTAACCGGTCGCTATCGCGCCGACCGCATGGCACTGGCCGATATATTGTTGCTGCTCCCCAATAACAGGGCGATTGCAGCTATGACCTCTGCGTTCGTCCGTATCGCTGAACAAGGTCTGATCTTGCCGCGTATGGCTGCGATAGGTGACCTTGCGCTGGATGAAGCCTTAGGGCCGCTCCTTGATCCGCTCGGTGACGGTGAGCTGATCCCCCCTGCCATCGGTGATCTAGAACGCCAGCTGCTGTTGACGCGCTTGGTGCGCAATCGAAGGCCGCAGTTAAGCGCTGCCGAAGCACTGAATCTGGCTCGCCTATTGATGGAAACGGTCGACCAGCTTGAGATTGAAGGCGTCCCGGTCGCGAAGATTGAAACAGATCACCAAAGTCACGACCTCGCCGAACATTGGCAAAGCGCCTATGCCGATTTGCTGTTGCTGGCTGAAGCGTATCAATCCGAACTGAGCAAGCTTGGTCTGCTGAACCCGGCTGCACGGCGAAACATGTTGCTGGATCGACTGGCCAGTCGACTGACACAGCAAAGTGACAATCGATCAGTCTGGGCGGTGGGAATATCGACGGCGGCCCCGGCGATTGCCAGTTTGCTGCGCCAAGTTGCAGTATTGCCCAGCGGCCGCGTCATTCTGCCGCATGTCGACCTTCAAATGCCCGCTGCCGAATGGGATGCTCTCGGTTCATTGGAAAAGCGTGACGACGGCTCCGACCCTCCCGGACAGCAAGAAACCCATCCGCAATATCATCTGAAACTGTTGCTTCACAGGATGAATATCAATCGGTCTGAAGTTTCAAGCCTGGCCCTGAACGAACCATCTGCCCACGGGGCTGAGGTGCAAATGGCGGTCGCCGACATTTTTTGCGCAGCGACGCAGACTGTAAATTGGCAAGAACTGCCGGCGTCACGGAAAAAGCTAACCAATGTTCGGCTGATGTCTTGCGCGGACAGTGCAGAAGAAGCCAAAGTCATCGCGGTTTTGATACGGGAGGCGCTGGAAACCCCGGCGCGACGTGTCGCATTGGTTACTCCCGATCGTGAAATTGCATTGCGTGTGTCGGCGCAACTGAAACGCTGGGATATTGACGCGGACGACAGTGCCGGCGTGCCTTTGACGCAGACCCCGTCCGGTGTCCTGTTGCTGGCCATAACCGACATGTTGGCC
Proteins encoded:
- the tsaE gene encoding tRNA (adenosine(37)-N6)-threonylcarbamoyltransferase complex ATPase subunit type 1 TsaE, which codes for MIVRTEAEMERLGFDLAGRVGPGQLVTLSGPLGAGKTVLSRAILRALGFDGDVSSPTYAIIHEYDEPAMRMPVVHADLYRLKAPGELYELGLFDDQASLKLVEWPEMGGQALLRVDVAITITPLADGSREVTINEKGM
- a CDS encoding aminoglycoside phosphotransferase family protein, which encodes MTAAQIPAGTDNFLTGCGWGGAAIEPLAGDASFRRYFRVRKSDGSTAMLMDAPPPHEDPKPFLHVAQYLVEQGFRAPVVYGTDLDRGLVLIEDFGNTRMREFLDDHPEDEMQIYRHAIATLIDLEKAPVAKLAPYDFAAYLREVDLLVEWYLPAMGVAFDREEFEALWKAALASISGPEWQQVTALRDYHAENIMLLEDGSQGLIDFQDALAGHPAYDLVSLLQDARRDVSQELEIEMLLYYKSVAKPEYDFDLHYALLGAQRNTKIVGIFTRLWKRDGKARYLNFLPRMWGLLERDLQHPGLADLKHWFDTTIPDEVRRTSPDSIA
- a CDS encoding nucleotidyltransferase family protein, giving the protein MKVDSAMIMAAGLGTRMRPLTERKPKPLVEVAGKTLLDHVLDKARDAGISKVVVNVHYLPEQVEAHLAKQAADLEVTISDERDLLMETGGGLVKAQGLIAAEPFYCLNSDAIWTEAIGHHGLKRLAQAWDGDRMDGLLLIVPRQNAYQHPGNGDFSLDDDNRLVRRGQRDSAPYVYTGNQLISHRLLRDAPKGPFSTNILWDRAIAEGRLFGLVHEGDWFDIGSPQAIAPTEAALAVHG